Proteins from a single region of Flavobacterium sp. K5-23:
- a CDS encoding murein L,D-transpeptidase catalytic domain-containing protein yields the protein MKKLFFVLIFIGLVFSSFNKNPKSELIGEKLDDQVKEVKAIINKNPKYNKEIAFFIDMSIPSGKNRFFIYDLKNDKIIDEGLVAHGLGSETEIKGILKFSNTNNSLCTSLGKYSIGKYYNGVFGKAYKLHGLDKTNCNAFDRNIVLHKYSSVPYEEQDEFICKSFGCPMVNEKYFERLEKILDNSKTNIILSIYY from the coding sequence ATGAAAAAGCTATTTTTTGTTTTGATTTTTATTGGGCTGGTATTTTCGAGTTTCAATAAGAATCCTAAGAGTGAATTAATTGGAGAAAAACTCGATGATCAGGTAAAAGAAGTAAAAGCAATAATTAATAAAAATCCAAAATACAATAAAGAAATTGCTTTTTTTATTGATATGAGTATTCCATCAGGTAAAAATCGATTTTTTATATATGATTTGAAAAATGATAAAATTATTGATGAAGGTTTAGTTGCGCACGGTTTGGGATCAGAAACAGAAATTAAAGGAATTCTGAAATTTAGTAACACAAATAATTCACTTTGCACTTCATTAGGGAAATATTCAATAGGAAAATATTATAATGGAGTATTTGGGAAAGCATATAAATTACACGGGTTGGACAAAACTAATTGTAATGCATTTGACAGAAATATAGTTTTACATAAATACTCTAGTGTTCCCTATGAAGAACAAGACGAATTTATTTGTAAAAGTTTTGGTTGTCCAATGGTTAATGAAAAATATTTTGAAAGGCTGGAAAAAATATTAGACAATTCTAAAACGAATATCATTTTGAGTATTTATTACTAA
- the cmk gene encoding (d)CMP kinase, giving the protein MKKITIAIDGFSSTGKSTLAKQLANHLGYVYVDTGAMYRAVALYAMQNGYIGSDFFDKDSLIKSLPLIKLQFKYNADLGYAEMYLNDVNVETVIRTIEVSGFVSKVAEVSEVRAKLVEQQQEMGKDKGIVMDGRDICTVVFPDAELKIFMTASAATRAQRRYDELVEKGDAVTYEEVLKNVEDRDYIDTHRDDSPLVIADDAIEIDNSHLSRKEQFEVVLELINELTKTL; this is encoded by the coding sequence TTGAAAAAAATTACCATCGCGATAGACGGATTTTCATCCACAGGAAAAAGTACTTTAGCCAAACAATTGGCCAATCATTTGGGATATGTATATGTTGATACAGGCGCTATGTATCGTGCAGTAGCGTTATATGCGATGCAAAATGGATATATAGGGAGTGATTTTTTTGATAAAGATTCGCTAATTAAGAGTCTGCCTTTGATAAAATTGCAATTTAAATACAATGCTGATCTGGGTTATGCCGAAATGTATCTAAATGATGTTAATGTGGAAACTGTTATCCGTACAATTGAGGTTTCTGGTTTTGTGAGTAAAGTGGCCGAAGTTTCGGAAGTGCGAGCAAAATTAGTGGAGCAACAACAGGAAATGGGTAAGGATAAAGGGATTGTAATGGATGGTAGAGATATTTGTACCGTTGTTTTTCCTGATGCCGAACTTAAAATATTTATGACAGCAAGTGCTGCAACACGAGCACAAAGGCGATATGATGAACTAGTGGAAAAGGGAGATGCCGTTACATATGAAGAAGTTTTAAAAAATGTTGAAGATCGTGATTATATTGATACTCATAGAGATGACTCTCCGTTGGTAATAGCGGATGATGCTATTGAGATTGATAATTCACATCTTAGCCGTAAGGAACAATTTGAAGTTGTTTTAGAATTAATAAATGAATTAACTAAAACATTGTAG
- a CDS encoding nucleoside permease, giving the protein MSIKFRLIIMSFLQFFVWGAWLITIGTYCFNTKGWSGAEFGAIFSTLGISSILMPAFTGIIADRWISAEKLYGLLHIFYGLVLFYVPTVDSPSELYYVILLAMLFYMPTISLSNSIAFTILKNNKFDVVKVFPPIRVWGTIGFIVAMWITNLTGNKASANQFYIAAIVAIALGIYSFTLPNCPPQKLTNKDSSWIESLGLNAFKLFGTYKMALFFIFSMFLGGALQLTNMYGDTFLSDFANIPKYADSFVVKYSTIILSISQVSETVFILAIPFFLKRFGIKQVMLISMFAWVLRFGLFAYGDPADNLWMIILSCVVYGMAFDFFNISGSLFIETSTDSSIRSSAQGLFMMMTNGFGAVFGSFVSGYLIDAYFTTPTGKDWPNIWLSFAMYALVIAIAFAFMFKHKHNRSEMENITH; this is encoded by the coding sequence ATGAGTATCAAGTTTAGGTTAATTATAATGAGTTTTCTTCAATTTTTTGTTTGGGGAGCTTGGTTGATCACAATTGGAACCTATTGTTTTAATACAAAAGGCTGGTCTGGAGCAGAATTTGGAGCAATTTTTTCAACACTTGGAATATCATCTATTCTAATGCCTGCATTTACTGGTATTATTGCTGACAGATGGATAAGCGCCGAAAAGTTATATGGATTATTACATATCTTTTATGGTTTAGTTTTATTCTATGTGCCTACAGTTGATAGTCCTAGTGAATTATATTATGTGATTTTATTGGCTATGCTTTTTTATATGCCTACTATTTCATTGTCTAATTCTATTGCTTTTACGATATTAAAAAACAATAAATTTGATGTTGTTAAAGTATTTCCACCTATTCGTGTATGGGGAACTATAGGTTTTATAGTCGCTATGTGGATTACGAATCTTACTGGAAATAAAGCCTCTGCAAATCAATTTTATATAGCAGCAATTGTCGCGATTGCATTAGGGATTTATTCATTTACTTTGCCTAATTGTCCTCCTCAGAAACTTACTAACAAAGATTCGTCTTGGATTGAATCTTTAGGATTAAATGCATTTAAGTTATTTGGAACTTATAAAATGGCTTTATTCTTTATATTTTCAATGTTTTTAGGTGGCGCATTGCAGTTAACTAATATGTATGGAGACACTTTCTTGTCTGATTTTGCTAATATTCCAAAATACGCTGATTCATTTGTGGTTAAATACTCCACTATAATATTGTCTATTTCTCAAGTTTCAGAAACTGTTTTTATTCTAGCGATTCCTTTCTTTTTAAAGAGATTTGGTATAAAACAGGTTATGCTTATTAGTATGTTTGCTTGGGTTTTACGTTTTGGTTTATTTGCTTATGGCGATCCAGCGGATAATTTATGGATGATTATATTGTCATGCGTTGTATACGGAATGGCATTTGATTTCTTTAATATCTCAGGATCTTTATTTATAGAGACATCTACTGATTCAAGTATACGTTCTAGTGCACAAGGATTGTTTATGATGATGACAAATGGTTTTGGCGCTGTTTTTGGAAGTTTTGTAAGTGGTTATTTAATTGACGCTTATTTTACAACACCTACTGGAAAAGATTGGCCTAACATTTGGCTTTCCTTCGCGATGTATGCTTTGGTTATAGCAATTGCTTTTGCTTTTATGTTTAAACACAAGCACAATAGAAGTGAGATGGAAAATATAACTCACTAG
- the rpsA gene encoding 30S ribosomal protein S1: MSEQIQSQEEFLANFNWHNFEEGIDLVDEKNLLEFEELVSKTFIATDQEEVVDGTVVRITDRDVIVDINAKSEGVISLNEFRYNPALKVGDTVEVLIDIREDKTGQLVLSHRKARTIKSWDRVISANETGEIVNGFVKCRTKGGMIVDVFGIEAFLPGSQIDVKPIRDYDVYVNKMMEFKVVKINHEFKNVVVSHKALIEADIEVQKKEIIGQLQKGQVLEGVVKNITSYGVFIDLGGVDGLIHITDLSWSRINHPSEVLELDQKLNVVILDFDDEKTRIQLGLKQLNAHPWDALDANLAIGDKVKGKVVVIADYGAFIEVAEGVEGLIHVSEMSWSTHLRSAQDFVKVGDIVEAQILTLDRDDRKMSLGIKQLSQDPWTDITTKYPVGSKHSGIVRNFTNFGIFVELEEGIDGLIYISDLSWTKKIKHPSEFVNVGEKLDVVVLELDVDGRKLSLGHKQTTPNPWDQYEGSFAVGTIHNGEISEIVDKGATVEFGDDIVAFIPTRHLEKEDGKKLKKGESADFKVIEFNKEFKRVVASHTAIFREEEEKNVKTATENTSSASSANAPASTLGDSNDVLAALKAKMEKSEKK; this comes from the coding sequence ATGTCTGAACAAATCCAATCACAAGAAGAGTTTTTAGCAAATTTCAACTGGCATAACTTCGAAGAAGGTATTGATCTAGTAGATGAGAAAAACTTATTAGAATTCGAAGAATTAGTATCAAAAACTTTTATCGCTACTGACCAAGAAGAAGTAGTAGATGGTACTGTTGTTAGAATTACAGATAGAGACGTAATCGTTGATATCAACGCAAAATCGGAAGGTGTTATTTCATTAAACGAATTCCGTTACAACCCAGCATTAAAAGTAGGTGATACTGTAGAGGTATTAATTGACATCCGTGAGGATAAAACAGGTCAATTAGTATTGTCTCATAGAAAAGCACGTACTATCAAATCTTGGGATAGAGTTATTTCGGCTAACGAAACAGGAGAAATCGTTAATGGTTTTGTAAAATGCAGAACTAAAGGTGGTATGATCGTTGACGTTTTCGGAATTGAAGCTTTCTTACCAGGATCTCAAATTGACGTTAAGCCAATTAGAGATTACGATGTGTACGTAAACAAAATGATGGAATTCAAAGTTGTGAAAATCAACCACGAATTTAAAAACGTTGTTGTATCTCACAAAGCGCTTATTGAAGCGGATATTGAGGTTCAGAAGAAAGAGATCATCGGTCAATTACAAAAAGGACAAGTATTAGAAGGTGTTGTTAAAAACATTACTTCTTATGGTGTGTTTATTGATTTAGGTGGTGTTGATGGATTAATTCACATTACTGACCTTTCTTGGTCAAGAATTAACCACCCATCTGAAGTTCTTGAATTAGATCAAAAATTAAACGTTGTAATCCTTGATTTCGATGATGAGAAAACAAGAATTCAATTAGGATTGAAACAATTAAACGCTCACCCTTGGGATGCTCTAGATGCTAACTTAGCAATTGGAGACAAAGTAAAAGGTAAAGTAGTTGTAATCGCTGATTACGGTGCATTTATCGAAGTTGCTGAAGGTGTTGAAGGTTTGATCCACGTTTCTGAAATGTCATGGTCTACTCATTTACGTTCTGCTCAAGATTTCGTAAAAGTAGGTGATATTGTTGAGGCTCAAATCTTAACTTTAGATAGAGATGACCGTAAAATGTCATTAGGTATCAAACAATTGTCTCAAGATCCTTGGACTGATATCACTACTAAATATCCTGTAGGTTCTAAACATTCAGGTATCGTTAGAAACTTTACAAACTTTGGTATCTTCGTAGAACTTGAAGAAGGAATTGATGGATTAATTTACATCTCTGACTTATCTTGGACTAAGAAAATCAAACACCCATCTGAATTTGTAAATGTTGGTGAGAAACTTGATGTAGTAGTATTAGAATTAGATGTTGACGGACGTAAATTATCTTTAGGTCACAAACAAACTACTCCTAATCCTTGGGATCAATACGAAGGTTCATTCGCAGTGGGAACTATCCACAACGGAGAAATCTCTGAAATTGTTGACAAAGGAGCTACTGTAGAATTTGGAGATGATATCGTTGCTTTCATTCCTACTCGTCACCTTGAAAAAGAAGACGGTAAGAAATTGAAAAAAGGTGAATCTGCTGATTTCAAAGTAATCGAATTTAACAAAGAATTCAAAAGAGTTGTTGCATCTCACACTGCTATCTTCCGTGAAGAAGAAGAGAAAAATGTGAAAACTGCAACTGAAAATACTTCATCTGCTTCTTCTGCAAATGCACCTGCATCTACATTAGGAGATAGTAATGATGTATTAGCTGCATTGAAAGCTAAAATGGAAAAGTCTGAGAAAAAATAA
- the pheT gene encoding phenylalanine--tRNA ligase subunit beta, with protein MKISYNWLKQFIKIDWNSEETAALLTDLGLEVEIVDKYQSIKGGLEGIVVGHVLTCVPHPDADRLKITTVDLGTGTPVQIVCGAANVDAGQKVPVATIGTVLYDAAGVAFTIKKGKIRGQESHGMICAEDELGLGEGHDGIMVLDESLVPGTAAATVFKIENDEVFEIGLTPNRADAMSHYGTARDLRAGLLQKGVNVELITPSVSNFRVDMRTLKIDVNVEDTTLAPRYCGVTISGITVKPSPNWLQDRLKAIGIAPKNNIVDVTNYVLHELGQPLHAFDASKITGKVIVKTLPAGTKFTTLDDVERTLHEEDLMICDEKGPMCIAGVFGGTKSGVSENTNSIFLESAYFNPVSIRKTAKRHQLNTDASFRFERGIDPTITAYALKRAALLIQEVAGGEITSDVTDIYQKKIEDFAVFLNFDKAAKIIGQELPKDTIKKILVSLDIKVNSVSETGLGLTIPSYRVDVQREIDVIEEILRVYGYNNINFSKKLNATVSNAPRNEDYKIQNIVATQLNSQGFNEMMANSLTTASYVELSDMLKEEHNVTMLNPLSNDLATLRQSLLFSGLEAISYNINRKNSDLKLFEFGKSYHKFLSGFEEHKHLTLFLTGNRNKESWTNAQKPSDFFLFKGYVDAILARFGIQKTQNTPVTSDIFSEGIAIGVGHNALVEFGVVKKSILKTFGIKQEVFYADFNWDILLKMISSKIKFTEIPKYPEVRRDLALLVDQNVTYDSIYAIARQTEKSLLKEINLFDVYEGKNLPEGKKSYALSFIIQDSAKTLTDTQIDKIMSKLQKNFETELGASLR; from the coding sequence ATGAAGATATCTTACAATTGGTTAAAACAATTCATCAAAATAGACTGGAATTCAGAAGAAACAGCTGCTTTACTAACTGATTTAGGTCTGGAAGTAGAGATTGTCGATAAATACCAATCTATAAAAGGAGGATTAGAAGGAATCGTGGTTGGACATGTACTTACATGTGTTCCGCATCCTGATGCCGATAGATTAAAAATTACTACAGTAGATCTTGGTACTGGAACACCTGTACAAATTGTATGTGGTGCTGCAAATGTTGATGCAGGTCAAAAAGTGCCTGTGGCTACTATAGGAACCGTTTTATATGATGCAGCAGGAGTTGCGTTTACTATTAAGAAAGGTAAAATTCGTGGACAGGAAAGTCACGGAATGATATGCGCTGAAGATGAATTAGGTCTTGGCGAGGGACACGACGGAATTATGGTTTTAGATGAATCATTAGTTCCTGGTACAGCAGCAGCAACCGTATTTAAGATTGAAAATGACGAAGTATTTGAAATAGGCCTTACGCCTAACCGTGCTGATGCAATGAGTCATTATGGTACTGCACGTGATTTAAGAGCAGGATTATTGCAAAAAGGAGTTAATGTTGAATTAATTACTCCTTCAGTAAGCAACTTTAGAGTTGACATGCGAACACTTAAAATTGATGTTAACGTTGAAGACACAACATTAGCACCAAGATATTGTGGTGTGACAATTTCAGGAATTACCGTTAAGCCATCTCCAAACTGGTTACAAGACAGACTAAAAGCGATAGGAATTGCTCCAAAAAACAATATAGTTGATGTCACTAATTACGTTTTACACGAATTAGGGCAGCCATTACACGCTTTTGACGCTTCAAAAATTACTGGTAAAGTAATTGTAAAAACACTTCCTGCAGGAACAAAGTTTACCACTTTGGACGATGTGGAAAGAACCTTACATGAGGAAGATTTAATGATATGTGATGAAAAAGGTCCTATGTGTATTGCAGGGGTTTTTGGTGGAACAAAATCAGGAGTTTCTGAGAATACAAATTCGATTTTCTTAGAAAGCGCTTATTTTAATCCGGTAAGCATTAGAAAAACAGCCAAAAGACACCAATTAAATACTGATGCATCTTTCCGTTTTGAAAGAGGAATTGACCCTACTATTACCGCTTACGCATTAAAACGTGCGGCTCTTTTGATTCAAGAAGTGGCTGGTGGAGAAATCACATCGGATGTAACTGATATTTACCAAAAGAAAATTGAAGACTTTGCAGTCTTTTTAAACTTTGATAAAGCGGCAAAAATTATTGGTCAGGAATTACCTAAAGATACTATCAAGAAAATATTAGTTTCTTTAGACATAAAAGTGAATAGTGTTTCAGAAACAGGATTAGGATTGACAATTCCTTCTTACCGTGTTGATGTACAAAGAGAAATTGATGTTATCGAGGAAATATTAAGAGTATACGGATACAATAACATTAATTTTTCAAAGAAATTAAATGCTACGGTTTCAAACGCTCCTAGAAATGAAGATTATAAAATCCAAAATATAGTTGCCACACAATTGAATTCACAAGGATTTAATGAAATGATGGCAAATTCATTGACAACAGCCTCTTACGTTGAACTGTCAGATATGCTTAAGGAAGAACATAATGTTACTATGTTAAATCCACTAAGTAATGATTTAGCCACCTTGAGACAATCTTTATTGTTCTCTGGGCTGGAAGCGATATCTTATAATATTAATCGCAAGAACAGTGATTTAAAATTATTTGAATTTGGGAAGTCATACCATAAATTTCTTTCAGGATTTGAAGAACACAAACATTTAACTTTATTCCTTACAGGAAACAGAAACAAAGAAAGCTGGACAAACGCTCAAAAACCTTCTGATTTCTTTTTATTCAAAGGATATGTTGACGCAATTCTTGCTCGATTTGGAATCCAAAAAACGCAAAACACTCCAGTAACTTCAGATATTTTTTCAGAAGGAATTGCAATTGGTGTTGGTCATAACGCCTTAGTTGAATTTGGAGTTGTAAAAAAATCTATTTTGAAAACTTTCGGAATTAAGCAGGAAGTGTTTTATGCTGATTTCAATTGGGATATTTTATTAAAAATGATTTCAAGCAAAATTAAATTCACTGAAATTCCTAAATATCCAGAAGTACGTAGAGACTTAGCCTTGCTAGTTGATCAAAATGTAACTTATGACAGTATTTATGCTATTGCGAGACAAACAGAGAAAAGCCTTTTAAAAGAGATCAATTTATTTGATGTTTACGAAGGGAAGAATCTACCGGAAGGAAAAAAATCATACGCTCTAAGCTTCATCATTCAAGATAGTGCAAAAACTTTGACAGATACTCAAATTGATAAAATTATGAGCAAACTGCAAAAGAATTTTGAAACAGAACTTGGTGCAAGTTTAAGATAA
- a CDS encoding DUF1853 family protein has protein sequence MKTKSRIASIVKGNSLDSTVTGLPTFHLSELNLPNDLEFQLPTNIRLGHLAEKIVSELIKSSVNYNVLYENFQIVEDQKTIGEIDFIIENSIEKKLIHLELAYKFYLFDPSISSEIINNWIGPNRNDSLTEKLDKLKTKQFPLLYHNCTASNFDTIDISCVTQALCLLVSLFVPYEFKTKLAPIYEKAIKGYYVNLDTFISLDNPEKLYCLPSKKEWGMDPSENEIWTDYEGVENQINTSINEKQAPLCWQKHNGTYLSFFIVWW, from the coding sequence ATGAAAACCAAATCTAGGATAGCATCAATAGTAAAAGGGAATAGTTTAGATTCTACTGTTACCGGTTTACCAACATTTCATTTATCAGAATTGAACCTTCCAAATGACCTGGAATTTCAATTACCCACAAATATAAGGCTAGGTCATTTAGCTGAAAAAATTGTTTCTGAATTGATTAAATCATCAGTAAATTACAATGTTCTATATGAAAATTTTCAGATAGTTGAAGATCAGAAAACCATAGGTGAAATTGATTTTATAATTGAAAACAGTATTGAAAAGAAGTTAATTCACTTGGAATTAGCCTATAAATTCTACTTGTTTGATCCTAGTATTTCTTCGGAAATCATAAATAACTGGATAGGTCCGAATAGAAACGATTCTTTAACCGAGAAATTAGACAAGTTAAAGACAAAACAATTTCCTTTATTGTACCATAACTGTACTGCTTCAAACTTTGATACTATCGACATCAGCTGCGTTACTCAAGCGCTATGTTTATTGGTCTCCTTGTTTGTTCCTTATGAATTCAAAACCAAATTAGCTCCTATTTATGAAAAAGCTATCAAAGGCTATTATGTAAACTTAGATACATTTATTAGCCTTGACAATCCTGAAAAATTGTATTGTTTACCTTCAAAAAAGGAATGGGGAATGGATCCTTCGGAAAATGAAATTTGGACAGACTATGAAGGTGTCGAAAATCAAATTAACACAAGCATAAATGAAAAGCAAGCGCCATTGTGCTGGCAAAAACATAACGGAACTTATTTGTCTTTTTTTATTGTTTGGTGGTAG
- a CDS encoding IS1182 family transposase codes for MMQHITGIPRNQMVFSSLEDMILPDNPVRFVDAFVEALSIQTLGFKIQTLKTEGRPSFDTKLFLKIYLYGYLNGLRSSRKLQKECVRNIELQWLLCGIVPNYHSISDFRKQNPSGLKNLFKLFVSFLKDVDLIAGETIAIDGTKSRAHNSKKANFNQKKIDRHLAYIEEKTQEYLTDLDQNDLQDSSIKITKIQEKIERLKTNKIGYEVLQEKLKASGQPQISTTDQDARALLVQGVVVEISYNIQAAVDNKHNLVVATHTINRNDLNALGAIALEAKENLGVETFTVLVDKGYHNGREIAQCINHNITTIVAHPTPGTSKESVTQPDYLVAKFIYNKADDTYTCPQGEILRTTGRWHKKSGRTEQSGYQFKKYRTPSCKECPVKHLCTARPAGREIDRSEYASAVEENNKRYRENPQLYRTRQEINEHIFGTIKRQWGYNHTNLTGLEKVNGEHSLIMLVYNIKRTINILGVPDLIAKIKNWNTPYKAKACIVFITNYFRLCKDIIENELQFAA; via the coding sequence ATGATGCAACACATCACAGGAATACCGCGCAATCAGATGGTCTTTTCAAGTTTAGAAGACATGATTTTACCAGATAATCCAGTTCGTTTTGTAGACGCTTTTGTGGAAGCGTTGTCAATACAGACTTTAGGTTTTAAGATTCAAACGTTAAAGACAGAAGGTCGTCCAAGTTTCGACACTAAACTGTTCCTTAAAATATATTTATATGGTTATTTAAATGGCTTGCGAAGCTCTAGAAAACTGCAAAAAGAGTGTGTTCGTAATATTGAACTACAATGGCTTTTGTGTGGAATTGTACCGAACTACCATAGTATTTCTGATTTTAGAAAACAGAATCCATCGGGATTGAAAAACTTGTTCAAACTCTTTGTTTCATTCCTCAAAGATGTGGACTTGATTGCCGGTGAAACCATTGCCATTGATGGTACTAAAAGTAGAGCGCACAACAGCAAGAAAGCTAATTTCAATCAAAAGAAAATTGATAGACATTTAGCTTATATTGAGGAGAAAACTCAAGAATACTTAACCGATTTAGATCAAAACGATTTACAAGACAGCAGTATTAAGATAACTAAAATTCAAGAGAAAATAGAGCGTTTAAAAACTAATAAAATCGGTTATGAAGTTCTGCAAGAAAAACTAAAAGCTAGTGGACAGCCCCAAATAAGCACCACTGATCAAGACGCACGAGCCCTTTTGGTACAAGGAGTAGTAGTCGAGATAAGTTACAATATCCAAGCAGCAGTTGACAATAAGCACAATTTGGTCGTAGCCACTCATACCATAAATCGTAACGATCTTAACGCTTTAGGAGCTATCGCTTTGGAAGCAAAAGAAAATTTGGGCGTAGAGACTTTCACCGTTTTGGTAGATAAAGGCTACCATAATGGAAGGGAAATTGCCCAATGCATAAACCATAACATCACCACCATTGTAGCCCATCCTACGCCAGGAACAAGTAAAGAAAGCGTCACACAACCAGATTATTTGGTAGCCAAATTCATCTACAATAAAGCCGATGACACTTACACATGTCCCCAAGGAGAAATTTTAAGAACGACGGGAAGATGGCATAAAAAAAGTGGTCGAACAGAACAAAGCGGATATCAATTTAAGAAATACCGAACACCATCTTGCAAAGAATGTCCCGTAAAACATCTTTGTACTGCAAGACCTGCAGGAAGGGAAATAGACCGTAGCGAGTATGCTAGTGCCGTTGAAGAAAATAATAAACGTTATCGGGAAAACCCACAATTGTACCGCACACGGCAAGAAATCAACGAACATATATTTGGAACCATCAAGAGACAATGGGGTTACAATCACACCAATTTGACGGGCCTCGAAAAAGTAAATGGGGAGCATAGTTTAATTATGCTTGTCTACAACATCAAACGCACGATAAATATTCTTGGTGTACCCGATTTAATTGCCAAAATCAAGAACTGGAACACACCCTACAAAGCAAAAGCTTGTATTGTCTTTATTACGAACTATTTTAGGCTTTGTAAAGACATTATTGAAAATGAGCTACAATTTGCTGCCTAA
- a CDS encoding NUDIX hydrolase, with the protein MITTNQFKIFISTVFLLLISLNTFGQVEKEIAVFNRLLILNSENELLVVKIQNTDTWVTPGFYQTKQTIRQGLDSIATTYGLKIEVPELKGIFHLKRDINGELSNSIRNIYTAKTKDRELKMPKGIDNAKWLPINKAVELITFPHINIQIGQIMNNPDKIWGGSLSQFKENGNWKTKILQEFYVLSEKKYNESNSLTKKNEPIKKIDNYTIQWLIVFNQKKEILLMKDKYGWKTPVIRSNENLSLKEGIDSLVNPIGISIHRLRLAGLTTYKYSGLKDNQVVSFRSYYTSKLKDGEISQPKDKEKEYKWLPIEEVLQIIEMQPLKTELNQILKNPKSIWGGSFIMIFEDEKFKTYKQTEPFYELNK; encoded by the coding sequence ATGATAACAACTAATCAATTTAAAATTTTTATTTCAACAGTTTTTTTGCTATTAATAAGTTTAAATACTTTTGGACAAGTTGAAAAGGAAATTGCAGTCTTTAACAGACTCTTGATTTTAAATTCAGAAAATGAGTTATTAGTTGTGAAAATTCAAAATACAGACACGTGGGTAACACCTGGATTTTATCAAACTAAACAAACAATTAGACAAGGTTTAGATAGCATAGCAACCACATATGGACTTAAAATAGAAGTACCAGAATTAAAAGGAATTTTTCATCTTAAAAGAGATATAAATGGAGAACTATCAAATTCAATACGAAATATTTATACCGCTAAAACTAAAGATAGGGAATTAAAAATGCCAAAAGGAATAGATAATGCAAAATGGTTACCTATTAATAAGGCTGTGGAGCTGATTACTTTTCCACACATAAATATACAGATTGGGCAAATTATGAACAATCCCGATAAAATTTGGGGCGGTTCCTTATCACAGTTCAAAGAAAATGGAAATTGGAAAACAAAAATATTACAAGAATTTTATGTACTATCAGAAAAAAAATATAACGAATCCAACTCATTAACAAAAAAGAATGAACCAATAAAGAAAATTGATAATTACACAATTCAATGGTTAATAGTTTTTAATCAAAAAAAAGAAATTTTATTAATGAAAGATAAATATGGATGGAAAACACCAGTAATCCGTTCTAATGAAAATTTATCTTTGAAAGAAGGTATAGATAGTTTAGTAAACCCGATTGGTATTTCAATCCATAGATTAAGGTTAGCTGGATTAACAACTTACAAATACAGCGGACTTAAGGACAATCAAGTTGTATCATTTAGAAGTTATTATACTTCTAAACTTAAAGATGGAGAAATTTCACAACCAAAAGACAAAGAAAAAGAATATAAATGGTTGCCTATTGAAGAAGTGTTACAAATAATCGAAATGCAACCTCTAAAAACTGAATTAAATCAAATACTTAAAAATCCTAAAAGTATTTGGGGCGGTTCATTTATTATGATTTTTGAAGATGAAAAATTTAAAACTTATAAGCAAACTGAACCGTTTTATGAATTAAACAAATAA